In Salvelinus namaycush isolate Seneca chromosome 17, SaNama_1.0, whole genome shotgun sequence, one genomic interval encodes:
- the dusp1 gene encoding dual specificity protein phosphatase 1 — translation MYLDLIYSARRPPTMVIMEVPSIDAMSLRGLLEGEDPGCLVLDCRSFFSFNSSHIPGSTNVRFSTIVRRRARGGLGVGHIVPNEDTRNRLLSGEYQSVVFLDDRSLDFGQVKKDGTLMLAVTALCRDPCGASVFFLKGGFETFSSEYPEMCTKPSAPQGLSLPLSARPDSADPGCSPCSTPLYDQGGPVEILPFLYLGSGYHASRKDMLDMLGITALINVSANCPNHFEESFQYKSIPVEDNHKADISSWFNEAIEFIDSVRNKGGRVFVHCQAGISRSATICLAYLMRTNRVKLDEAFEFVKQRRSIISPNFSFMGQLLRFESQVLATSSCSSEAGSPALGKSSTVFNFPVSVPVHGSAGHGQLSFLHSPITTSPSC, via the exons ATGTATTTGGATTTGATATATTCCGCTCGCCGCCCTCCTACTATGGTGATAATGGAAGTCCCCAGCATCGATGCCATGTCCCTCCGCGGGCTGCTGGAGGGGGAAGACCCGGGCTGTCTGGTCCTGGACTGCCGCTCATTCTTCTCCTTCAACTCCTCTCACATCCCCGGGTCCACCAACGTCCGCTTCAGTACTATAGTCCGCCGGAGGGCCAGAGGGGGGCTGGGGGTGGGACACATTGTGCCCAACGAGGACACACGGAACCGGCTTCTCTCAGGGGAGTATCAGTCGGTTGTGTTTCTCGATGATCGGAGTTTGGACTTCGGCCAAGTGAAGAAGGACGGGACTCTAATGCTCGCGGTGACAGCTCTGTGCCGAGACCCGTGTGGAGCCAGTGTCTTCTTTCTCAAAG GTGGTTTTGAGACGTTCTCCTCGGAGTATCCAGAGATGTGTACCAAGCCGTCAGCTCCACAGGGACTCAGTCTGCCCCTCAGCGCCCGTCCAGACAGCGCCGACCCCGGCTGCAGTCCATGCAGTACACCGCTCTATGACCAG ggTGGTCCAGTGGAGATCCTTCCCTTCCTCTACCTGGGCAGTGGCTACCATGCCTCCAGAAAGGACATGTTAGACATGCTGGGTATCACTGCTCTCATCAACGTATCAGCTAACTGCCCCAACCACTTTGAAGAGTCCTTCCAGTACAAGAGTATCCCTGTAGAGGACAACCACAAGGCTGATATCTCCTCCTGGTTCAACGAGGCCATAGAGTTTATCG ACTCCGTCCGTAATAAAGGCGGTCGTGTGTTCGTCCACTGCCAAGCCGGCATCTCCCGCTCCGCCACCATCTGTCTGGCCTACCTGATGAGGACCAACCGCGTGAAGCTGGACGAGGCCTTTGAGTTCGTCAAGCAGCGCCGCAGCATCATCAGTCCTAACTTCAGCTTCATGGGCCAACTGCTACGGTTTGAGTCCCAGGTCCTGGCTACTTCATCCTGCTCGTCGGAAGCCGGGAGTCCTGCCCTGGGGAAGAGCAGTACGGTCTTTAACTTCCCAGTGTCTGTCCCCGTCCACGGCTCTGCTGGACACGGACAGCTCTCCTTCCTGCACAGCCCCATCACCACCTCACCAAGCTGCTAA